One genomic segment of Brevibacillus laterosporus LMG 15441 includes these proteins:
- a CDS encoding CBS and ACT domain-containing protein — MRLEDFMRKQVVTATATTSIGEALALLKQNRIRHLPVLDNQILVGIVSDRDLRDALPSSLYARADDHIIMTKPVQEIMNTEVITAHPLDFLEEAAKTMYEYKVGSLPVLEENKLVGIVTESDILYKMIELFGVNKASSQIEIEVEDRYGVLAEVSQVIRESKVNVSSVIVFPSATEGKKNLVFRVTTMDTRTVTSMLRDKGFHVLDPIRGEFLRD; from the coding sequence ATGCGTTTAGAAGACTTTATGCGCAAACAGGTAGTCACAGCTACCGCTACCACAAGTATAGGCGAAGCATTAGCTCTCTTAAAGCAAAATCGCATTCGCCATCTACCTGTCCTAGATAATCAAATCCTTGTCGGAATCGTCTCCGACCGAGACCTACGTGATGCACTCCCCTCTTCCTTATACGCTAGAGCCGATGATCATATTATTATGACCAAACCCGTACAAGAGATTATGAATACAGAAGTGATAACCGCCCACCCTCTTGATTTTCTTGAGGAGGCAGCCAAGACCATGTACGAGTACAAGGTCGGGTCGTTGCCAGTGCTTGAGGAGAATAAATTAGTAGGCATTGTTACAGAATCCGATATTTTATATAAAATGATTGAACTATTTGGTGTAAACAAAGCCAGCTCCCAGATAGAAATCGAAGTAGAAGATCGCTACGGCGTGTTAGCGGAAGTAAGTCAGGTTATCCGTGAGTCGAAAGTAAATGTTAGTAGCGTTATTGTGTTTCCCTCAGCTACAGAAGGGAAGAAAAATCTGGTTTTTCGAGTGACGACCATGGATACTCGTACGGTGACAAGCATGTTACGTGACAAAGGCTTTCATGTACTCGACCCGATCAGGGGGGAATTCCTACGTGACTAG
- a CDS encoding acetoin utilization protein AcuC: protein MTSTPRLIYSADYTKYFFHEEHPFNQKRLLLTYDLMQAYGLLTPENIIAPRYATDEELLLVHDPSFLEIVKRQGTQPEELPLAASYGLGTEDVPIFANMHEATSLIVGGSISAVDIVMNGQAEHSFNPAGGLHHAFRGRASGFCIYNDCSVAIAYIRKHWDARVLYIDTDAHHGDGVQWAFYDDPNVMTISLHETGKYLFPGTGNVTERGDGQGFGYCVNVPLDAFTEDDSFLEIYESLLPRIAHGFQPDIIITQNGCDAHNYDPLTHLSCSMRIYQQIPRLAHKLAHELCQGRWVAVGGGGYDIWRVVPRAWTLLWSEMTDQWLSDGPLPTEWLQKWLPYSPLELPPCLFDDVSAFMTIPRRGEISEKNRLSFGKAILHAPHL from the coding sequence GTGACTAGTACCCCCCGTCTAATCTATTCAGCCGACTATACCAAATATTTCTTTCATGAGGAGCATCCCTTTAATCAAAAACGTTTATTACTCACATATGATCTCATGCAAGCTTATGGATTACTCACCCCAGAGAATATTATAGCTCCACGCTATGCCACCGATGAAGAATTACTGCTCGTACACGATCCCAGTTTTTTAGAAATAGTCAAACGACAGGGCACTCAGCCAGAAGAATTGCCGCTTGCAGCTAGCTATGGCTTAGGAACCGAAGATGTCCCTATATTTGCAAATATGCATGAAGCTACATCTCTAATTGTGGGGGGAAGTATTTCAGCAGTCGATATCGTGATGAACGGACAGGCGGAGCATTCCTTTAATCCTGCCGGTGGATTGCATCATGCCTTTCGGGGGAGAGCATCTGGCTTCTGTATTTACAACGATTGCTCTGTAGCAATCGCATACATACGTAAACATTGGGATGCCCGCGTCTTATATATTGATACAGATGCCCATCATGGTGACGGCGTTCAATGGGCCTTTTATGACGACCCCAATGTCATGACGATCTCCCTGCATGAGACAGGAAAATATCTTTTCCCAGGTACAGGAAATGTTACGGAGCGTGGAGATGGCCAGGGCTTTGGTTACTGTGTAAATGTACCACTTGATGCTTTCACTGAAGATGATTCTTTCCTTGAAATATACGAGTCGCTCCTCCCTAGAATCGCACATGGTTTTCAACCTGATATCATCATTACTCAAAACGGTTGCGATGCCCACAACTACGATCCTCTCACACATTTGAGCTGCTCTATGCGTATCTATCAGCAAATCCCCCGACTTGCTCATAAACTAGCTCATGAATTATGCCAAGGAAGATGGGTAGCCGTTGGCGGTGGAGGCTATGATATTTGGCGTGTTGTTCCACGTGCTTGGACCCTATTATGGAGCGAGATGACAGATCAATGGCTATCAGATGGTCCTCTTCCTACTGAATGGTTACAAAAATGGCTTCCGTACAGTCCCTTAGAATTACCTCCCTGTTTATTTGACGATGTGAGTGCGTTCATGACGATCCCAAGACGTGGAGAAATTAGCGAAAAAAATCGTCTCTCCTTTGGTAAAGCAATCTTGCATGCTCCTCATTTATAA
- a CDS encoding VOC family protein, protein MNFHGYPYTFVSQVHLIIENLERSIAFYKDMLGLKILDQTETKVVFTANGKTPLVTIEKPDHVTPKEPWKTGLYHFALLVPNRADLANTLLHLLQEGYPLQGASDHLVSEAVYLADPDGNGIEIYADRPSETWVWEGDSVGMSTEALDIEGVLQENKEDAWKGLPSGTIMGHIHLQVANLQQAEEFYTKGLGFEVVSRYGNQALFISTGKYHHHIGLNTWVSAGASAPSPNSVGLQSYTLVLPDEESRERMVQQVKGFGATVTEENGIKITKDPFGNTIHLVV, encoded by the coding sequence ATGAATTTCCATGGATATCCATATACATTTGTAAGTCAGGTTCACCTTATCATTGAAAATCTAGAGCGTTCTATAGCATTTTACAAAGATATGTTAGGGCTTAAGATTCTTGATCAAACAGAAACAAAAGTGGTTTTTACTGCTAATGGAAAAACTCCTCTGGTAACAATTGAGAAGCCAGACCATGTAACACCGAAAGAACCATGGAAGACAGGATTATATCATTTTGCCCTCTTAGTTCCTAATCGTGCGGACTTGGCTAATACGTTGTTACACCTCCTACAAGAAGGATATCCGCTACAAGGAGCTTCTGATCATCTTGTCAGTGAGGCGGTTTATTTGGCAGACCCGGATGGAAATGGAATTGAAATTTATGCGGATCGACCATCTGAGACATGGGTTTGGGAGGGCGATTCTGTAGGAATGAGCACGGAAGCTTTGGATATCGAAGGGGTGTTACAAGAAAATAAAGAGGATGCTTGGAAGGGATTGCCAAGCGGTACGATTATGGGGCATATCCATTTGCAGGTAGCCAATTTACAGCAGGCGGAGGAATTTTATACGAAAGGGCTTGGATTTGAAGTTGTATCTAGATATGGGAACCAGGCACTCTTTATTTCTACAGGAAAATATCACCACCATATCGGTTTGAATACATGGGTAAGTGCCGGTGCATCTGCGCCAAGCCCAAATAGCGTTGGCTTACAATCCTATACGCTGGTATTACCTGACGAGGAATCGAGAGAAAGAATGGTTCAGCAGGTAAAAGGCTTCGGGGCTACTGTCACAGAAGAAAACGGGATCAAGATTACGAAAGATCCATTTGGCAATACGATTCATTTAGTCGTGTAA
- a CDS encoding glutaredoxin family protein, giving the protein MSQSRAIVYSTKGCIECDMVKKMLDEKSVSYEVRDVMSSSQYQEEVEAFGFMGVPVTVVNGKAVKGYQPDGILQMLGKSK; this is encoded by the coding sequence ATGAGTCAATCAAGGGCAATTGTATACTCAACAAAGGGCTGTATTGAATGCGATATGGTTAAAAAAATGCTAGATGAGAAATCCGTTTCTTATGAAGTGAGAGACGTTATGAGCAGTAGCCAGTATCAGGAAGAGGTAGAAGCATTCGGGTTTATGGGTGTTCCCGTTACTGTCGTGAATGGGAAAGCAGTAAAAGGATACCAGCCTGATGGTATTTTACAAATGTTAGGAAAATCAAAATAA
- a CDS encoding 5'-methylthioadenosine/adenosylhomocysteine nucleosidase: MTIGIMGAMDEEIALYLEDMQNKETVTKAGITYHIGEFLGKKVVLCKSGVGKVNAAVCTQILIQEFQVSQVIFTGVAGAVHPDLNIGDIVISTDCMQHDIDATSLGFKPGEIPFEKTWCWIADDKLKELAINAGHQLEADIQIVTGRILSGDQFIADRQKVQQLSETFQASCTEMEGAAVAQVCSMNEVPFVIVRAMSDCADGSAHVNFLEFTKLASKRSYQMVRNMLHTMKKEGA, translated from the coding sequence ATGACTATCGGAATCATGGGAGCGATGGATGAAGAGATCGCTTTGTATTTAGAAGACATGCAAAATAAAGAAACCGTCACAAAAGCGGGTATCACTTATCATATAGGTGAATTTCTGGGGAAAAAAGTAGTGCTTTGCAAATCAGGTGTAGGTAAAGTAAATGCTGCTGTCTGCACACAAATCCTCATTCAGGAATTTCAGGTAAGTCAGGTGATCTTTACTGGTGTGGCTGGTGCTGTCCATCCAGATTTAAACATCGGTGACATTGTTATTTCCACAGATTGCATGCAGCATGATATCGATGCCACTTCACTTGGATTCAAACCAGGGGAGATTCCTTTTGAGAAAACATGGTGTTGGATCGCAGATGATAAATTGAAGGAATTAGCAATAAATGCTGGCCATCAGTTAGAAGCTGATATTCAGATTGTTACAGGACGTATCCTCTCAGGTGATCAATTTATTGCAGATCGCCAAAAAGTCCAGCAATTATCGGAAACATTCCAAGCATCATGCACAGAGATGGAAGGGGCAGCAGTCGCTCAGGTATGCTCCATGAATGAGGTGCCTTTTGTTATTGTACGTGCGATGTCTGATTGTGCAGATGGTTCAGCTCATGTTAATTTCCTTGAATTTACGAAGCTTGCTTCCAAGCGTTCCTATCAAATGGTAAGGAACATGCTTCATACGATGAAAAAAGAGGGGGCTTAA
- the ccpA gene encoding catabolite control protein A — MPITIYDVAREAGVSMATVSRVVNGNPNVKPLTRKKVMTAIERLGYRPNAVARGLASKRTTTVGVIIPDISSQFFSELARGIEDIATMYKYNIILCNSDHRLEKELQLINTLLEKQVDGLLFMGAEIKEDHFHSLKTASIPTVLAATRDPEGKLPAVTIDHFQAAYDATQALIRRGHKRIAIITGPMSYPLEGLVRFEGYKQALLDAGLPYDEQLVANGSFRYESGLQSMGDFMKLAEPPTAVFAASDEMAIGAIHAVQDLEHSVPEDVEVIGHDNVRLAEMVRPRLSTVVQPMYDIGAVAMRLLTKYMNNEQVEDHIVLLPHRIEYRQSTKEMAEE; from the coding sequence ATGCCAATTACAATATATGATGTAGCACGTGAAGCAGGAGTATCGATGGCAACTGTATCAAGGGTCGTTAATGGCAATCCGAATGTAAAGCCATTAACACGTAAAAAAGTAATGACCGCTATTGAACGTCTAGGTTATCGCCCCAATGCAGTAGCAAGGGGTCTAGCAAGCAAGAGAACCACAACGGTAGGGGTTATTATTCCGGATATCTCCAGTCAGTTTTTTTCTGAGCTAGCACGGGGTATTGAAGATATCGCTACCATGTATAAATACAATATCATTCTTTGTAACTCAGATCACCGCTTAGAAAAAGAATTGCAATTAATCAATACCTTATTAGAAAAACAGGTGGATGGATTGTTATTCATGGGAGCCGAGATCAAAGAAGATCATTTTCATTCCTTAAAAACAGCGTCCATTCCAACGGTTCTAGCGGCTACTCGCGATCCAGAAGGAAAGCTACCAGCAGTGACAATAGATCATTTTCAAGCGGCTTATGATGCTACTCAGGCCTTAATTAGACGTGGGCATAAACGTATAGCGATCATTACAGGGCCAATGTCATACCCGTTAGAAGGACTCGTGCGCTTTGAGGGCTATAAACAAGCGTTATTGGATGCGGGATTACCGTATGATGAACAATTGGTTGCTAATGGTTCCTTCCGATATGAATCAGGTCTTCAAAGCATGGGAGACTTCATGAAACTAGCAGAACCTCCAACAGCCGTGTTTGCAGCCAGCGATGAAATGGCAATAGGTGCGATTCATGCTGTTCAGGATTTGGAACACTCTGTACCCGAGGATGTAGAAGTAATTGGTCACGACAATGTGCGGTTAGCAGAGATGGTACGCCCTCGTCTTTCCACAGTTGTTCAACCAATGTATGATATTGGGGCCGTTGCGATGAGATTGTTAACCAAGTATATGAATAATGAACAAGTTGAAGATCATATTGTGTTATTGCCGCATCGGATTGAGTATCGTCAAAGTACGAAGGAAATGGCAGAAGAATAG
- a CDS encoding bifunctional 3-deoxy-7-phosphoheptulonate synthase/chorismate mutase: MRNEQIEAIRRQLDTINLQLLELINKRASLVQELGQEKSKQGVNRFDPERERDMLNLIVENNNGPFSDEAIRHLFKQIFSASLDLQKDEDKKILLVSRKKQLEDTVLTIKGVEFGGKEKILIAGPCSVESYDQVRAVAENHVKQGLRVLRGGAYKPRTSPYDFQGLGVEGLEILKRIGDEFNLVTISEIVTPADLEMATKYVDVIQIGARNMQNFELLKAAGRTNHPILLKRGLSATIEEFIYAAEYILSEGNTQVMLCERGIRTYEKATRNTLDISAVPILKQETHLPVFVDVTHSTGRRDLLLPTAKAGLAVGSDGIMVEVHPDPDVALSDAKQQLTIPAFNEMLDELYASGLYKPETAILK; the protein is encoded by the coding sequence ATGAGAAATGAACAAATTGAGGCCATTCGCCGCCAATTGGACACAATTAATTTGCAATTATTAGAATTGATCAACAAGCGTGCCTCTTTGGTTCAAGAGCTAGGCCAAGAGAAGAGCAAGCAGGGCGTGAATCGTTTTGATCCAGAACGTGAACGCGACATGTTGAATCTAATTGTAGAGAATAACAATGGACCATTCAGCGACGAGGCTATTCGTCATTTATTCAAACAAATCTTTAGTGCTTCTCTTGACCTGCAAAAGGATGAGGATAAGAAAATTCTACTAGTAAGCCGTAAAAAACAACTAGAGGATACGGTTCTTACTATTAAAGGCGTGGAATTTGGTGGAAAAGAGAAGATTCTGATTGCCGGCCCATGCTCAGTAGAAAGCTATGATCAAGTTCGTGCTGTAGCTGAAAATCACGTGAAACAGGGATTGCGTGTGCTTCGCGGTGGTGCATACAAGCCGCGTACCTCTCCATATGACTTCCAAGGGCTTGGAGTGGAAGGATTAGAGATTCTGAAACGCATCGGCGACGAGTTTAATTTAGTAACCATTAGTGAGATCGTAACACCTGCTGATCTTGAAATGGCGACAAAATATGTAGATGTTATTCAAATTGGTGCACGTAACATGCAAAACTTCGAACTGCTAAAAGCGGCGGGTCGCACTAATCACCCTATCTTATTAAAACGTGGGCTTTCAGCGACCATCGAGGAATTCATTTACGCTGCTGAATATATTCTATCAGAAGGAAATACGCAGGTAATGCTTTGCGAACGTGGTATTCGTACGTATGAAAAAGCAACCCGCAACACCCTTGATATCTCTGCTGTGCCAATCTTAAAACAAGAGACTCATTTACCTGTATTTGTAGATGTGACTCATTCGACTGGTCGCCGAGACCTATTGCTTCCAACAGCGAAAGCGGGCTTGGCAGTAGGTTCTGATGGTATCATGGTTGAAGTTCATCCTGATCCAGATGTAGCATTATCCGATGCAAAACAACAGCTAACGATCCCAGCTTTCAATGAAATGCTAGATGAACTTTATGCTTCTGGTCTTTACAAACCAGAAACCGCTATTTTGAAATAA
- a CDS encoding cell division protein FtsA: MLEEHADKQNNTLFALDIGTRSVVGLIVEPLEEKDKFQIKDCYILEHKERSMLDGQIHDVLAVAEIIEKIKQHLSEKHGPLQEVAVAAAGRSLKTKRVRFELPISHLPVLTKDDVLTLEFSAVQKAQAELAQELNELDITRYYCVGYSVVNYYLDEEIIGSLIDQRGTNASVDVIATFLPRMVVDSLLAALKRSGLEMKALTLEPIAAIHVLIPTTMRRLNIALVDIGAGTSDIALTEDGSITAYGMVPTAGDEITDALMNAYLLDFPVAEEVKRQLHDQETVQFHDILGIEQEFATDQVIAAIESEIESLAKQIAHKILELNGKAPQAVMLIGGGSLTPTLPTKVAQHLGLPANRVAVRGADAIKQFVGEHPLLNGPAFVTPVGIALAAHSQPIRYVTVTINDTPVRLFDLRKMTLGDALLAAGMDIKRLHGRPGLAMSVNVNGRLKIIPGGHGTSPTIVINGRTGSLDSLISDGDIIRVSPGEDGIEATALAQDLIDSSQVLPLTINGEELLQPPIVLHERIILKSDALLSDRMDLEMRLPKTVGEAIQSSRFATLIQEVAEAPLFTITCNHQTYSLSCKELHILLNGKKATLLDLVHSQDTIHCEVHDLETPTIGDLISPEDMVQETVNVYVNDQLICLETGHMDIQLNGNPATIETQLQHNDVVTIHSTVGEAPMVSDIFRYIEIPAQPIGTNQLPTFIMKVNHVAASFQTPLVSGDKVELYWE; the protein is encoded by the coding sequence TTGCTAGAAGAACATGCAGATAAGCAAAATAACACTCTTTTTGCTTTAGATATTGGTACCCGTAGTGTAGTAGGACTTATCGTTGAACCGCTTGAAGAAAAAGATAAGTTTCAAATTAAAGACTGTTACATTTTAGAGCATAAGGAACGCTCTATGCTGGACGGACAAATCCACGATGTACTTGCAGTCGCTGAAATCATCGAGAAGATCAAGCAGCATCTATCTGAAAAACACGGTCCCTTACAAGAAGTGGCAGTAGCAGCAGCAGGACGCTCGCTGAAAACAAAGCGCGTGCGCTTCGAGCTTCCTATCTCCCATTTACCCGTGTTGACCAAAGACGATGTGCTTACTCTGGAGTTTTCTGCGGTACAAAAGGCACAGGCAGAATTAGCCCAAGAACTGAATGAATTGGATATTACACGCTATTATTGCGTTGGGTACAGTGTGGTTAACTACTATTTGGATGAGGAGATTATCGGTAGCCTAATCGATCAACGTGGAACAAACGCTTCTGTTGATGTTATCGCAACGTTTCTTCCACGCATGGTTGTAGATTCCTTGTTAGCAGCTCTCAAACGAAGTGGTCTGGAGATGAAGGCCCTTACCTTAGAGCCGATTGCTGCCATTCATGTATTGATTCCTACTACGATGCGTCGATTAAACATAGCACTAGTTGATATCGGTGCTGGGACCTCTGATATTGCTTTAACAGAAGATGGAAGCATAACAGCTTATGGCATGGTGCCAACAGCCGGAGATGAGATTACAGATGCTCTTATGAATGCTTATTTACTCGATTTTCCTGTTGCAGAAGAGGTAAAGCGCCAGCTACACGATCAAGAAACCGTTCAGTTCCACGATATTTTAGGAATCGAGCAGGAATTTGCTACAGATCAGGTCATTGCGGCTATTGAATCTGAAATCGAATCCCTTGCTAAACAGATCGCTCATAAAATTTTGGAGCTTAATGGCAAGGCTCCTCAAGCAGTTATGTTAATTGGGGGCGGAAGCTTAACTCCGACTCTGCCAACAAAGGTAGCCCAGCATTTAGGATTGCCAGCTAATCGTGTTGCAGTTCGAGGTGCTGATGCCATCAAGCAATTTGTTGGTGAACATCCCTTGCTAAACGGGCCTGCATTTGTAACACCTGTTGGAATTGCTCTCGCTGCACATTCCCAACCGATTCGTTATGTAACGGTTACTATTAATGATACACCTGTAAGGCTCTTTGATCTTCGGAAAATGACATTAGGTGACGCGCTCCTAGCGGCTGGTATGGACATTAAGCGGCTTCATGGCCGTCCGGGCCTGGCTATGTCAGTCAATGTGAATGGACGTCTTAAAATCATCCCCGGAGGACATGGAACCTCTCCTACCATTGTAATCAATGGTCGAACAGGCTCACTCGATTCTCTTATTTCTGATGGAGACATCATTCGTGTAAGTCCAGGTGAGGATGGTATAGAAGCAACTGCTTTGGCTCAGGATCTCATTGATTCAAGTCAGGTACTCCCCCTCACAATTAATGGCGAGGAGTTGTTACAGCCTCCTATTGTTTTACATGAGCGCATCATTCTAAAAAGCGATGCCTTGCTTTCTGATCGAATGGATTTGGAGATGCGTCTGCCTAAAACCGTCGGGGAAGCCATACAGTCCAGCAGGTTTGCCACATTGATACAGGAGGTAGCTGAAGCTCCTTTATTTACGATTACATGTAATCATCAAACCTATTCTCTTTCTTGCAAAGAATTACATATTCTTTTAAACGGCAAAAAGGCTACTCTATTGGATTTGGTTCATTCACAAGATACCATCCATTGCGAGGTTCACGATTTAGAGACCCCAACAATCGGTGATTTGATAAGTCCAGAGGATATGGTTCAGGAGACTGTAAATGTCTATGTAAACGATCAGCTTATCTGCCTAGAAACAGGTCACATGGATATACAGCTCAATGGTAATCCTGCTACCATTGAAACCCAGCTTCAGCATAACGATGTGGTAACGATACACTCCACAGTAGGGGAAGCACCTATGGTAAGCGATATATTTCGTTATATAGAAATTCCCGCTCAGCCGATTGGAACAAACCAGCTACCTACTTTCATCATGAAGGTAAATCATGTAGCAGCTTCCTTCCAAACCCCTTTAGTAAGTGGGGATAAAGTAGAACTATACTGGGAGTAA
- the ytxJ gene encoding bacillithiol system redox-active protein YtxJ, translated as MAFQQLQSQEDLQEFLKKPGKLLLFKHSTVCPISTSAHEHFHAYLQANSDVEAAEVLVREARPVSNEIAEQFQIKHESPQIFLIEDGAVSWHTSHWKITKDAIEQAMK; from the coding sequence TTGGCATTTCAACAGTTGCAATCCCAAGAAGACCTGCAAGAATTCTTAAAGAAACCAGGCAAACTATTGCTGTTTAAGCATAGTACGGTTTGTCCGATCAGTACGTCTGCTCATGAGCATTTTCATGCGTATTTGCAAGCAAATAGCGATGTAGAGGCTGCCGAGGTTCTCGTTCGTGAAGCTCGCCCTGTCTCCAACGAGATCGCGGAGCAATTTCAGATTAAACACGAATCACCACAAATCTTCCTTATTGAGGACGGTGCAGTATCATGGCATACCTCTCATTGGAAGATTACGAAGGACGCTATTGAGCAAGCTATGAAATAA
- a CDS encoding aminopeptidase, translating into MKDPRLEKLAHNLVNYSIRAQKGEHVLIHSTGHQPELVKALIRKVYEAGAHPYVQLQDPAIQRELLMNTNEEQLAVLRDAEVAFMKKMDCFIGIRGSNNITELSDVPSDKMSMYSRQLQRPVTDIRVPETKWVVMRYPNESMAQLASMSTEAFENFYFDVCNLDYSKMSKAMDNLVELMNRTDKVRLTAPGTDLTFSIKDIPAIKCAGECNIPDGEIFTAPVKDSVNGTLSYNTPSPYQGFTFENVKLTFKDGKIIEATANDTERINKIFDEDEGARYIGEFAIGVNPYIQNPMKDILFDEKIDGSIHFTPGQAYDEAFNGNKSSIHWDMVLIQRPEWGGGEIYFDDVLIRKDGRFVLPELECLNPENLK; encoded by the coding sequence ATGAAAGATCCACGTTTAGAAAAATTGGCACACAATTTGGTCAATTATTCCATTCGTGCTCAAAAGGGCGAGCACGTTCTTATTCATTCCACCGGTCATCAGCCTGAGTTAGTAAAAGCCCTCATTCGCAAAGTATACGAAGCTGGAGCTCACCCATATGTTCAGCTTCAAGACCCTGCCATTCAACGTGAATTATTAATGAACACAAACGAAGAACAACTGGCTGTCCTGCGAGATGCTGAAGTTGCCTTTATGAAAAAAATGGATTGTTTCATCGGAATTCGTGGAAGCAATAACATCACGGAGCTTTCTGATGTTCCAAGCGACAAAATGAGTATGTATTCGCGGCAATTACAAAGACCTGTTACAGATATCCGTGTCCCTGAAACAAAATGGGTCGTTATGCGTTATCCAAACGAATCCATGGCTCAATTGGCTAGCATGAGCACAGAAGCGTTTGAAAACTTTTACTTTGATGTTTGCAATTTAGATTACAGCAAAATGTCCAAGGCTATGGACAACCTGGTAGAGCTGATGAATAGAACGGATAAAGTTCGCTTAACTGCTCCAGGAACAGACCTAACCTTCTCCATTAAAGACATTCCAGCAATCAAATGCGCTGGAGAGTGTAACATTCCAGACGGTGAAATTTTCACTGCTCCTGTGAAGGACTCTGTAAATGGTACCCTTTCCTATAACACTCCATCTCCGTATCAAGGCTTTACCTTTGAAAATGTGAAGCTGACATTTAAAGATGGAAAAATCATTGAGGCTACTGCTAACGATACAGAACGTATTAACAAAATCTTCGATGAGGATGAAGGTGCACGTTACATTGGAGAATTTGCTATCGGTGTGAACCCTTATATCCAAAATCCAATGAAAGATATCCTGTTCGATGAAAAAATTGACGGAAGCATTCACTTTACGCCTGGACAGGCATATGATGAAGCGTTTAACGGAAATAAATCCTCCATTCACTGGGATATGGTATTAATTCAACGTCCAGAATGGGGTGGTGGAGAAATCTACTTCGATGATGTTTTAATCCGTAAAGATGGGCGTTTTGTCCTACCAGAGCTAGAATGCCTCAACCCTGAAAATCTTAAATAA
- a CDS encoding PadR family transcriptional regulator, translated as MDVKSIILGLLHYREMSGYDIKQFFTSSIGFFYDASYGAIYPALKKLEQEGHVTKEEVLQSGKPNKIMYGLTQQGRDQFHQELKTEIEGPIVRSDMLTRLFFCDLHTAEDQKHFFDDLIAYQEKRQEIIRNSYQKSMQDLNEYQKMCWEYTLHQLDGAIQFLKGKKQMMDKGQNVAHIS; from the coding sequence ATGGACGTCAAATCAATCATTTTAGGCTTATTACATTATCGTGAAATGAGCGGCTACGATATAAAGCAGTTCTTTACGAGTAGCATCGGTTTCTTTTACGATGCGAGTTATGGTGCAATCTATCCAGCTCTTAAAAAGCTGGAGCAGGAAGGACATGTTACAAAAGAAGAGGTCCTACAGTCAGGAAAGCCAAACAAAATCATGTATGGTCTTACGCAACAAGGACGTGATCAATTTCATCAGGAACTAAAGACGGAAATTGAAGGGCCGATCGTTCGCTCTGATATGTTAACCCGTTTATTCTTTTGTGATTTGCATACCGCAGAGGATCAGAAGCACTTTTTTGATGATTTGATTGCTTATCAGGAAAAGCGTCAAGAAATTATTCGAAACAGCTATCAAAAAAGCATGCAGGATTTAAATGAGTACCAAAAGATGTGCTGGGAGTATACCCTGCATCAGCTAGATGGGGCTATTCAATTCCTAAAGGGGAAGAAGCAAATGATGGACAAGGGGCAAAATGTTGCTCATATATCCTAA
- a CDS encoding S1C family serine protease, whose protein sequence is MKPRGWSYTNTKYQQMSNLHPFNFFVPLVEQVKHGVVSLICEDNTSPPDIDQILQSFLDMEPLEAGQTEKSFGSGFIFHPKGYILTSEHVIGKAKSIFVKMWNGKVFEAKLVFSDPQRDYAIVKIESDIRLSPLTLGNSGEARVGEWVISVGSPLGLENSVTAGIISAKNRRIQVSKRLYDEIFQTDAAINPGNSGGPLINLHGEVIGLNAFIIQSSQCLGFAIGIDSIKKKIQQLL, encoded by the coding sequence GTGAAACCTAGAGGCTGGTCCTATACGAATACAAAATATCAGCAGATGAGTAATCTACATCCATTCAACTTCTTTGTTCCGTTAGTGGAACAGGTAAAGCACGGCGTAGTTTCCCTGATCTGCGAAGACAACACCTCCCCTCCCGACATCGATCAAATTTTGCAAAGCTTTTTGGACATGGAACCACTCGAAGCAGGCCAGACAGAAAAGAGCTTTGGTTCCGGCTTCATTTTTCATCCCAAAGGCTATATTCTCACCAGCGAGCACGTTATAGGAAAAGCTAAGTCGATTTTTGTGAAAATGTGGAATGGAAAAGTATTTGAAGCAAAGCTTGTGTTTAGTGATCCTCAACGAGATTACGCTATCGTAAAAATTGAATCCGACATACGTCTTAGCCCATTAACTCTAGGTAATTCAGGTGAGGCACGCGTAGGTGAATGGGTCATTAGTGTCGGGAGTCCCCTTGGCCTAGAGAATTCAGTTACAGCGGGAATTATCAGTGCAAAAAATAGGCGTATTCAAGTATCAAAACGCTTGTACGATGAAATTTTTCAAACAGATGCTGCTATTAACCCAGGTAATAGCGGAGGTCCCTTAATTAATTTACACGGTGAAGTAATTGGCTTAAACGCATTCATCATCCAGTCTAGTCAATGTCTCGGATTTGCCATTGGGATTGATAGTATCAAGAAAAAGATTCAGCAACTTTTATAA